One window of the Populus nigra chromosome 4, ddPopNigr1.1, whole genome shotgun sequence genome contains the following:
- the LOC133692887 gene encoding cytochrome P450 734A1-like, whose product MYDLILVSVSTTILVILVAVLTKFVYSILWVPYKIQHHFYKQGIGGPGYRPIFGNTAERRRLVKEALSKPIAPPFHHNILHRVFPTYSVWSKMHGKTYLYWFGAKPRLVLSDPATIKEVLINTGGPFERMKFDPVTKQLLGDKGLMELTGDKWAVHRRISSLALNMEQVKGWVPKIVASITDMLENWEGKRAGREEFEMDVHKEIQNLSADIVSRTIFGSSFEEGKRIFELQEKQMHLASLYYSHVPISGFRFLPTEKNKEQWRLDQEIRGSIEKLIEAAANNRREEKSRNLLSLLTSSYKNHDGEEEKLEVEEIIDECKTFYFAGKETSATVLTWTFILLAIHQEWQIKAREEVVAVCKDKEHPTADILGELKIINMILHEAIRLYTPVTMLVRETCKDVKLQGLHIPANTPLILAVIAAHHDTKVWGEDADKFNPLRFCEPRKHSSSFFPWGLGPRTCVGQKLALVEIKLVLAVIIRQFSFVVSPKYVHAPAEFLTVQPQYGAQILFRKILN is encoded by the exons ATGTATGATCTCATATTAGTTTCGGTTTCTACAACCATCTTGGTTATTCTTGTAGCTGTCCTGACCAAATTTGTATACTCAATATTATGGGTTCCTTACAAAATCCAACACCACTTCTACAAACAAGGCATAGGTGGCCCTGGCTACCGTCCCATATTTGGTAACACGGCTGAGAGGCGTCGATTAGTGAAAGAAGCTCTATCAAAGCCAATAGCTCCACCATTTCACCACAATATTCTTCATCGTGTTTTTCCAACTTACAGCGTGTGGTCTAAAATGCACGGTAAGACCTACTTATACTGGTTTGGAGCCAAGCCCAGGTTGGTTCTATCCGACCCAGCCACAATTAAAGAGGTTCTGATAAATACTGGCGGACCATTTGAGAGGATGAAGTTCGACCCTGTGACAAAGCAGCTCTTGGGAGACAAGGGACTTATGGAGCTCACGGGTGATAAGTGGGCTGTTCACAGGAGGATCAGTAGCTTGGCCTTGAACATGGAGCAAGTTAAG GGGTGGGTGCCAAAAATTGTGGCTAGCATAACGGACATGCTTGAGAATTGGGAGGGAAAAAGAGCAGGAAGAGAAGAATTCGAGATGGATGTGCACAAAGAAATACAAAACCTCTCAGCAGATATTGTTTCCAGGACAATTTTTGGAAGTAGTTTTGAAGAAGGAAAGCGTATTTTTGAGCTACAAGAAAAGCAAATGCACCTTGCCTCCCTGTATTACTCGCATGTCCCTATTTCAGGGTTCAG GTTTTTGCCAACAGAAAAGAATAAAGAGCAGTGGAGACTAGACCAGGAAATTCGCGGATCAATAGAGAAGCTAATTGAGGCGGCTGCTAACAATAGGAGAGAGGAGAAATCTCGAAACTTACTTAGCTTGTTAACTTCTTCCTATAAGAATCATGATGGTGAAGAAGAGAAATTGGAGGTTGAGGAAATTATAGACGAATGCAAGACATTTTACTTCGCAGGAAAGGAGACAAGCGCTACTGTCTTAACTTGGACATTTATCCTTCTAGCAATCCATCAAGAATGGCAAATCAAGGCCCGTGAAGAAGTAGTTGCTGTTTGCAAAGACAAGGAGCATCCAACTGCAGATATTCTTGGTGAACTTAAGATT ATAAATATGATACTACACGAAGCAATTCGACTTTACACTCCGGTCACAATGTTGGTGAGGGAGACATGCAAAGATGTTAAGCTTCAGGGCCTCCATATTCCTGCTAACACACCACTTATTTTAGCCGTGATTGCAGCTCACCATGACACAAAGGTCTGGGGAGAAGACGCTGACAAGTTCAATCCTCTAAGGTTTTGCGAGCCTCGGAAGCATTCAAGCTCCTTTTTCCCATGGGGTTTAGGCCCTAGAACGTGTGTCGGACAGAAATTAGCCCTTGTTGAGATCAAACTTGTTCTAGCTGTGATCATTAGACAATTTTCGTTTGTGGTATCCCCAAAATATGTTCATGCTCCGGCTGAATTTCTAACCGTTCAGCCTCAATATGGAGCGcagatcctttttaggaaaatcttaaattaa